In uncultured Treponema sp., one genomic interval encodes:
- a CDS encoding CDP-glycerol glycerophosphotransferase family protein: protein MILPLYIDPGTGSMLFSILIGAAATLFFLAKALLLKIKLFLSGKKDGKIQLDSSYKPYVIYNEGNQYWNTFKPVVEEFEKRKIPLEYLTSSKTDPIFEQKYNYVKAEFIGEGNTAFAKLNMLSAGIVLMTTPGLQVYQLKRSKNVKHYSHILHMPNDATTYRLFGLDFFDSVLLTGDYQATDLRYLEEKRGITKKELVTVGCPYLDVYKQNIADIPVEENHPFTVLVSPSWGDVGLLKKYGEKLLDPLSKTGWRIIVRPHPQSKKSEAEMLERLTARYKDNPNIVWDYERQNIFSLKKADIMISDFSGIIFDYTFLCDKPVMYVNAGIDLRPYDAYDLDGKELWQYSVLKKFGTELKEEQFSNIKEVIQSVSDSKELEEARHAAKAEAWMHEGEAGKNIVDFMLSKVETQPNKEGQK, encoded by the coding sequence ATGATTCTACCACTTTATATTGATCCAGGCACGGGCTCAATGCTTTTTAGCATTTTAATTGGAGCAGCCGCAACACTATTTTTCTTGGCAAAAGCACTTCTTTTAAAAATCAAGCTTTTTTTGTCAGGAAAAAAAGACGGCAAAATTCAACTTGACTCTTCTTACAAGCCGTATGTAATTTACAACGAAGGAAACCAGTACTGGAATACTTTCAAACCAGTTGTGGAGGAATTTGAAAAAAGAAAAATTCCGCTTGAATATCTTACTTCTTCAAAGACAGACCCGATTTTTGAGCAAAAATACAATTATGTAAAAGCCGAATTTATCGGTGAAGGAAATACTGCTTTTGCAAAATTAAATATGCTAAGCGCAGGAATTGTTCTTATGACAACTCCAGGACTTCAAGTTTATCAATTAAAAAGAAGTAAAAACGTAAAGCACTATTCGCACATTCTTCACATGCCGAACGATGCCACAACCTACAGACTTTTTGGCTTGGATTTTTTTGACTCAGTTCTTCTTACCGGCGACTACCAGGCGACAGACCTTCGTTATCTTGAAGAAAAACGTGGAATCACCAAAAAAGAGCTTGTTACAGTTGGATGTCCTTATCTTGACGTGTACAAACAGAATATCGCGGATATTCCGGTGGAAGAAAACCATCCGTTTACAGTTCTTGTTTCTCCAAGCTGGGGCGACGTTGGGCTTCTTAAAAAATATGGAGAAAAACTTCTTGATCCGCTTTCAAAAACTGGCTGGAGAATTATTGTGCGCCCTCACCCGCAGTCAAAAAAATCAGAGGCAGAAATGCTCGAACGCCTTACAGCGCGCTACAAGGACAATCCGAATATTGTATGGGACTATGAGCGCCAGAATATTTTCTCACTCAAAAAAGCCGACATTATGATTTCTGATTTTTCTGGAATTATTTTTGACTACACATTCCTTTGCGACAAGCCTGTTATGTACGTAAATGCCGGAATTGACTTGCGCCCATACGATGCTTACGATTTGGACGGAAAAGAACTGTGGCAGTATTCAGTTTTGAAAAAGTTCGGAACAGAATTAAAGGAAGAACAATTTTCAAACATAAAAGAAGTCATTCAGTCTGTAAGCGACAGCAAGGAACTTGAAGAAGCCCGCCACGCCGCAAAAGCCGAAGCCTGGATGCACGAAGGCGAAGCCGGAAAAAATATTGTTGATTTTATGTTAAGCAAGGTTGAAACTCAGCCGAACAAGGAAGGTCAAAAATGA